A region from the Spiroplasma taiwanense CT-1 genome encodes:
- a CDS encoding ABC transporter substrate-binding protein, producing MAKNFLKKTLGLFSFTLGTTLVTSSIVACGISLDSLMNRIVDPNVFKDTYSFNITSWNTAHTMQAEDQRVLSNVFDTLLKTDEYGRIYGSLVESTYGQSKHSNDDKYSYVGDTNDNKTEWTYKIRNEAKWSDHNGVIQRDVLPSDIITAAKYALVSANGSDVSSLWTSFIVGAAEINAQIDKESKESKESKESKKSSEEIVERIFKDYINNNKFGIIANDEEKTVTFKLVKSAPYFESLLTYSVFSPIIEAYSGVITDYTKTWYNGAFLPKEVNPNGKIILQKNKDYPLKDNVNIETIEYSYLEGSSSSRTRTLFESGSTTGFNISADDLKGWKTYIGDDYENPIFDGAYTTKSADSAASFLIFYNFYNWNMNDASNPTEQKIAESASKLLQSKDVRAFLSTTFDRSKFVRYFSKTIDEVGEPSKMLRNTFTGTEVAGFEGKDYTKFVSDVYDNKTGTTPPTDDSYSLQDGKDVFLDNSQKLYGKSRNELMDSINQFISKNELVKNKDGKVKLSFLLSPSGSVSTNPYVNYMIKTFNSIENNPIYVESTTPVSTDEYVTKAQSGKFDLFISGWSPDYKDPSSFLETQFLGGAYSNYNGNTKLFKKKGETKSNLTKAISVDDYEIAFSATNNDNSSAAKDLLEAWINYTNKTSDIDANITEEQERYKNFAEQEYSFFYETFIGLPLYTRAMPITWTVSNLIPYSKSYEAFGTAQYSYYGAKISQKLWTREQINDFMKTFNQNKKEVDADWTTHREGIVHWL from the coding sequence ACTTATGAATAGAATTGTTGACCCAAATGTGTTTAAAGATACTTATTCATTTAATATTACAAGTTGAAATACTGCACACACTATGCAAGCAGAAGATCAAAGAGTATTATCAAATGTATTTGATACACTATTAAAAACTGATGAATATGGGAGAATTTATGGTTCTCTTGTTGAAAGTACATATGGTCAATCAAAACATTCAAATGATGATAAATATTCATATGTTGGAGATACAAATGATAATAAAACAGAGTGAACTTATAAAATAAGAAATGAAGCTAAATGAAGTGATCATAATGGTGTGATACAAAGAGATGTTTTACCAAGTGATATTATAACAGCTGCAAAATATGCTTTAGTTTCAGCAAATGGTTCTGATGTTAGTAGTTTATGAACATCATTTATTGTTGGAGCAGCAGAAATAAATGCACAAATTGATAAAGAAAGTAAAGAAAGTAAAGAAAGTAAAGAAAGTAAAAAAAGTTCAGAAGAAATTGTAGAAAGAATATTTAAAGATTATATCAATAATAATAAATTTGGAATTATAGCAAATGATGAAGAAAAAACTGTAACTTTTAAGTTAGTTAAATCTGCACCATACTTTGAAAGTTTGTTAACATATTCAGTGTTTTCACCAATTATTGAAGCATACTCAGGTGTAATTACTGACTATACTAAAACTTGATATAATGGAGCATTTTTACCAAAAGAAGTTAATCCAAATGGAAAAATAATTCTTCAAAAAAATAAAGATTATCCTTTAAAAGATAATGTAAATATTGAAACAATTGAATATAGTTATCTTGAAGGTTCTTCTTCATCTAGAACAAGAACATTATTTGAATCAGGTTCAACTACAGGATTTAATATTTCAGCAGATGATTTAAAAGGTTGAAAAACATATATCGGAGATGATTATGAAAATCCAATTTTTGATGGAGCATATACAACTAAATCTGCAGATAGTGCAGCGTCATTTTTAATATTTTACAATTTTTATAATTGAAATATGAATGATGCTTCAAATCCAACTGAGCAAAAAATTGCTGAATCAGCTTCAAAATTATTACAATCAAAGGATGTAAGAGCTTTTCTATCAACTACATTTGACAGAAGTAAATTTGTAAGATACTTTTCAAAAACAATTGATGAAGTTGGTGAACCTTCAAAAATGCTTAGAAATACATTTACAGGAACAGAAGTTGCTGGTTTTGAAGGAAAAGATTACACAAAATTTGTTTCAGATGTTTATGATAATAAAACAGGAACTACTCCACCAACTGATGATTCGTATTCATTACAAGATGGAAAAGATGTATTCTTGGATAACTCTCAAAAATTATATGGAAAATCTAGAAATGAATTAATGGATTCAATTAATCAATTTATTTCAAAAAATGAATTAGTAAAAAATAAAGATGGAAAAGTTAAATTATCATTTTTACTTTCACCATCAGGAAGTGTTTCTACAAATCCATATGTAAACTACATGATTAAAACATTTAATTCAATAGAAAATAATCCAATTTATGTTGAAAGTACAACACCAGTTTCAACAGATGAATATGTTACAAAAGCACAATCTGGAAAATTTGATCTATTCATATCTGGATGATCACCTGACTATAAAGATCCTTCTTCATTCTTAGAAACACAATTTCTTGGTGGAGCATATTCAAATTATAATGGAAATACAAAATTATTTAAAAAGAAAGGAGAAACTAAATCTAATTTAACAAAAGCAATTTCTGTAGATGATTATGAAATAGCATTTTCTGCTACTAATAATGATAACAGTTCAGCTGCAAAAGATTTATTAGAAGCATGAATTAATTATACAAATAAAACTTCAGATATTGATGCAAATATAACTGAAGAACAAGAGCGTTATAAAAATTTTGCAGAACAAGAATATTCATTTTTCTATGAAACATTTATTGGACTTCCTTTGTATACAAGAGCAATGCCAATTACTTGAACAGTTAGCAATTTAATTCCATATTCAAAATCTTATGAAGCATTTGGAACTGCACAATATAGTTATTATGGTGCAAAAATAAGTCAAAAATTATGAACAAGAGAACAAATAAATGATTTTATGAAAACATTTAATCAAAATAAAAAAGAAGTCGATGCTGATTGGACTACTCATAGAGAAGGAATAGTACACTGACTATAA